In one Saccharibacillus brassicae genomic region, the following are encoded:
- a CDS encoding glycoside hydrolase family 125 protein, whose protein sequence is MSTIPKLPGAVERYLEQTDQRLAHHPKLQQVFRNCFPNTLETTTKLLDDGTTFIYTGDIPAMWLRDSVEQVRHYIPLAKNDADLQRIIEGLIARQLFYINIDPYTNAFNETANGRHYRDSDDCELSPWMWERKYELDSLCFPVQLLAQYWQETGRTSMFDTDCYRALSTVVRVIATEQRHDDKSPYYFRRDTKQDTETLYNDGRGMPTNYTGMSWSGFRSSDDACEFGYNIPANMFAVVILGHIERIASEIYRDDELAGRAAKLIKEINFGIRRYGIVDHPKHGKIYAFETDGYGNYSLMDDAGTPGLLSIPYIGYVGTDDPVYQNTRRFALSFDNPFYFEGKFAKGIGSPHTPGGYVWHMALSMQALTSNDEQEIKDLIEMLLATDAGTGYMHEGFHPDDPSDFSREWFAWSNSLFAALIVKAMNDDLI, encoded by the coding sequence CAAATTGTTGGACGACGGCACGACGTTCATCTATACCGGCGACATCCCGGCGATGTGGCTGAGAGATTCCGTGGAGCAGGTCCGGCATTACATTCCGCTGGCCAAAAACGACGCCGACCTGCAGCGGATCATCGAAGGGCTGATCGCCCGGCAGCTGTTCTACATCAATATCGATCCGTATACGAACGCGTTCAACGAGACGGCCAACGGCCGGCATTACCGCGATTCCGACGACTGCGAACTCAGTCCGTGGATGTGGGAACGCAAATACGAGCTGGATTCGCTGTGCTTCCCGGTACAGCTGCTGGCGCAGTATTGGCAGGAAACGGGGCGGACGTCCATGTTCGACACCGACTGCTACCGGGCGCTCAGCACGGTCGTCCGGGTCATCGCGACCGAGCAGCGGCACGACGACAAATCGCCGTACTACTTCCGCCGCGACACGAAGCAGGATACGGAGACGCTGTACAACGACGGACGCGGCATGCCGACCAACTATACCGGCATGAGCTGGTCCGGCTTCCGCTCCAGCGACGACGCGTGCGAATTCGGCTACAACATCCCGGCGAATATGTTCGCCGTCGTCATCCTCGGCCATATCGAGCGTATCGCGTCGGAGATCTACCGGGACGACGAGTTGGCCGGCCGCGCCGCGAAGCTGATCAAGGAGATCAACTTCGGCATCCGGCGCTACGGCATCGTCGACCATCCGAAGCACGGCAAAATCTACGCGTTCGAGACCGACGGCTACGGCAATTACTCGCTGATGGACGACGCCGGCACGCCGGGCCTGCTGTCCATTCCGTACATCGGCTACGTCGGCACCGACGATCCGGTCTATCAGAACACCCGCCGCTTCGCGCTCAGCTTCGACAACCCGTTCTATTTCGAAGGCAAGTTCGCCAAAGGCATCGGCAGCCCGCACACGCCGGGAGGCTACGTCTGGCATATGGCGCTGTCCATGCAGGCCCTGACGTCGAACGACGAGCAGGAGATCAAAGACTTGATCGAGATGCTGCTCGCCACCGACGCCGGCACCGGCTACATGCACGAAGGCTTCCACCCCGACGACCCGAGCGATTTTTCCCGCGAATGGTTCGCCTGGTCCAACAGCCTGTTCGCCGCGTTGATCGTGAAGGCGATGAACGACGACCTGATCTGA
- a CDS encoding GntR family transcriptional regulator, translated as MATSRTKQPLYLKIHGILKDRILHGQYPLDAYLPPEPKLEEEFGVSKITVRGAVKLLVQEGYVETSSGKGTRVVRNTSTSKRFTWKRFTEILVEEGHRIDKKVLGAAIVPTGSDERLRDLFGASCLRIERLYSLDDAPYIHYTHYLPAHAEDDPAQPALEGQSLYGWLEEQGIAIARMRDEFSVGSPGAAAAESLGVEKDAVLLKRVRLAHDETGRAAEYSEGFYRDGMHPYVVYYEV; from the coding sequence ATGGCGACAAGCCGTACCAAACAACCGCTGTACCTGAAAATCCACGGCATTCTCAAAGACCGCATCCTGCACGGCCAGTATCCGCTCGACGCCTACCTCCCTCCCGAGCCCAAGCTTGAGGAGGAGTTCGGCGTCAGCAAGATTACGGTCCGGGGCGCGGTCAAACTGCTCGTGCAGGAAGGGTATGTGGAGACGAGCAGCGGCAAAGGCACCCGGGTCGTCCGCAATACGTCCACTTCCAAACGGTTCACCTGGAAAAGATTTACGGAGATTCTGGTCGAAGAAGGCCACCGGATCGATAAAAAAGTGCTGGGCGCCGCAATCGTCCCTACCGGAAGCGACGAGCGGCTGCGGGATCTGTTCGGCGCCTCCTGCCTGCGGATCGAACGGCTCTATTCGCTCGACGACGCGCCGTACATCCACTACACGCATTATTTGCCCGCGCACGCGGAAGACGATCCGGCGCAGCCGGCGCTCGAAGGACAATCGCTGTACGGTTGGCTCGAAGAGCAGGGCATTGCCATCGCGCGGATGCGCGACGAATTTTCGGTCGGTTCGCCGGGGGCTGCGGCAGCCGAATCGCTCGGGGTGGAAAAAGACGCGGTGCTGCTGAAACGGGTCCGGCTCGCCCACGACGAGACCGGCCGCGCGGCGGAATACAGCGAAGGCTTTTACCGGGACGGGATGCATCCTTATGTGGTTTATTATGAGGTTTAG
- a CDS encoding sugar kinase has translation MPKSVAAFGEVMMRLETPGFRLLSQTDTLQVSYSGSGVNVLSALSRFGHLALPVTTLPDNPVGDAAEANLRKLGLLPHYIRRDGMYLGMYILEAGFGARPGRVTYTNRQQSSFNLAAEGAYPFDEAARAADVVHFCGIALAMNDTVRRNALRFAEAVRAAGGTVAFDCNYRPGLWGPDGYAQARPWYEKMLQLAQIVFMNENDAIHVLGLPLPGGDRLEQLQALMPVVAGRYGTAVLAGTHRGIESDGRHSLLGYLYRAGEFHFSDRLTFPVYDRIGAGDAYASGILHGELSDFPADRTVRFAAAASMLAHTIAGDTPFSSEAQIFRAMNEGAGDIER, from the coding sequence ATGCCTAAGAGCGTCGCGGCTTTTGGCGAAGTGATGATGCGGCTGGAGACGCCGGGATTTCGCCTGCTGTCGCAGACCGATACGCTGCAGGTGTCGTATTCCGGCAGCGGCGTCAACGTGCTGTCGGCGCTCTCGCGCTTCGGCCACCTCGCGCTGCCGGTCACGACGCTGCCGGACAATCCGGTCGGCGACGCGGCGGAAGCCAATCTGCGCAAGCTCGGGCTGCTGCCGCATTACATTCGCCGCGACGGCATGTATCTGGGCATGTACATTCTGGAAGCCGGCTTCGGCGCGCGGCCCGGCCGGGTCACGTACACGAACCGGCAGCAGAGCAGCTTCAACCTGGCCGCCGAAGGCGCTTATCCGTTCGACGAAGCGGCCCGCGCGGCAGACGTCGTCCATTTCTGCGGCATCGCCCTCGCCATGAACGATACGGTCCGGCGCAATGCGCTGCGGTTCGCCGAAGCGGTCCGCGCGGCGGGCGGCACCGTCGCGTTCGACTGCAATTATCGGCCGGGCCTGTGGGGACCGGACGGTTATGCGCAGGCGCGCCCGTGGTATGAAAAAATGTTACAATTGGCACAGATCGTCTTCATGAACGAAAACGACGCGATCCATGTGCTCGGCCTGCCGCTTCCGGGCGGGGACCGGCTGGAGCAGCTGCAGGCGCTGATGCCTGTCGTCGCCGGGCGGTACGGCACGGCCGTGCTGGCCGGCACGCACCGCGGCATCGAAAGCGACGGCCGGCACTCGCTGCTCGGCTATCTGTATCGGGCAGGCGAATTTCATTTCTCCGACCGGCTGACGTTTCCCGTCTACGACCGGATCGGAGCCGGCGACGCGTATGCGAGCGGTATTTTACACGGGGAACTGTCGGATTTTCCGGCCGATCGGACGGTCCGCTTCGCCGCCGCGGCCTCGATGCTGGCGCACACGATCGCGGGCGACACGCCTTTCTCCTCGGAAGCGCAAATCTTCCGGGCCATGAACGAAGGAGCCGGCGACATAGAAAGGTAG
- the dagF gene encoding 2-dehydro-3-deoxy-phosphogluconate aldolase, whose protein sequence is MGEHGKLTKQDGAIAKRLYRERAALNVLAGSVDNARDVFEAAEGHVLVGVLSKAYKTVPEAVDAMREYGRAIDDAVSIGLGAGDNRQAQVVAEIAREYAGSHINQVFPSVGTTRGNLNGTPGWINALVSPSGRPGYVKLSTGPFSAAASEQAIVPVKAAIALVRDMGGSALKYFPMKGLSLEAEYRAVAQACGEEGFALEPTGGIDKDNFEEIVRIALEAGVPQVIPHVYSSIVDEASGDTIVADVAGLLAVMRRLVDDHA, encoded by the coding sequence ATGGGCGAACACGGAAAGTTGACGAAACAAGACGGAGCGATCGCGAAGCGCCTGTACCGGGAACGGGCGGCGCTGAACGTGCTGGCGGGCAGCGTGGACAACGCACGGGACGTATTCGAAGCGGCCGAAGGCCATGTGCTGGTCGGCGTGCTGTCCAAAGCGTACAAGACGGTGCCCGAAGCGGTCGACGCGATGCGGGAATACGGGCGGGCGATCGACGACGCGGTCTCGATCGGGCTCGGGGCCGGCGACAACCGCCAGGCGCAGGTCGTAGCCGAGATCGCGCGCGAATATGCCGGCAGCCATATCAACCAGGTGTTCCCGTCCGTCGGGACGACGCGCGGGAACCTGAACGGCACGCCGGGCTGGATCAACGCCCTCGTCTCTCCTTCGGGGCGGCCGGGTTACGTGAAACTCTCCACGGGTCCGTTCAGCGCCGCGGCTTCGGAGCAAGCGATCGTGCCGGTCAAAGCGGCGATCGCGCTCGTGCGGGACATGGGCGGCAGCGCGCTCAAGTATTTCCCGATGAAAGGGCTATCGCTCGAAGCCGAATACCGCGCGGTCGCGCAGGCCTGCGGCGAAGAAGGCTTCGCGCTGGAGCCGACCGGCGGCATCGACAAAGACAACTTCGAAGAAATTGTGCGTATCGCGCTCGAAGCGGGCGTGCCGCAGGTGATCCCGCACGTCTATTCCTCGATCGTCGACGAAGCGAGCGGCGATACGATCGTGGCGGACGTGGCCGGGCTGCTGGCCGTCATGCGCCGGCTGGTCGACGACCATGCCTAA
- a CDS encoding DgaE family pyridoxal phosphate-dependent ammonia lyase, whose protein sequence is MGSTLHAKYGLKRVINASGRMSILGVSAPTDTVMDAMRAGGQSYVEIADLVDKAGARIADLLGFESALVVNSASSGIALSVAGIVTGGKVGASLRLHRSPLLQNEIVMLKGHNVQYGAPVDTMVYLGGGTVVEAGYANEGTTAQLEDAVTERTAAILYVKSHHAVQKNMASVEETWALAQKLGLPLIIDAAAEEDLRRYASCSDLVIFSGSKAIEGPTSGLVAGKRRYVDAVKVQLQGIGRSMKVGKETTFGLLQALDEYLDKPDRSQQEKETLQTLLPLGELDGITVSLVQDEAGRAIYRARVQIDPQLAGTDAVQTVEALKSGEIAIYTRDYGARQGYFDLDPRPLLGDDIHVIERRLRELFKGGN, encoded by the coding sequence ATGGGCAGTACACTGCATGCCAAGTACGGTCTTAAACGGGTCATCAACGCAAGCGGAAGAATGAGCATTCTCGGCGTGTCCGCGCCGACGGATACGGTGATGGACGCGATGCGGGCCGGCGGCCAGAGCTACGTCGAGATCGCCGATCTGGTCGACAAGGCCGGAGCACGGATCGCGGATCTGCTCGGGTTCGAATCGGCGCTCGTCGTCAACTCCGCCTCAAGCGGTATCGCCCTGTCGGTCGCCGGTATCGTCACGGGCGGGAAGGTCGGGGCCAGCCTGCGGCTGCACCGGTCTCCTCTTTTGCAAAATGAGATCGTCATGCTCAAAGGCCACAACGTCCAATACGGCGCGCCGGTCGATACGATGGTCTATCTGGGCGGCGGAACGGTCGTCGAAGCCGGCTACGCCAACGAAGGCACGACGGCGCAGCTCGAAGACGCGGTGACGGAACGCACGGCGGCGATCCTCTACGTCAAATCGCATCACGCGGTCCAAAAAAACATGGCGTCCGTCGAAGAAACGTGGGCGCTGGCGCAAAAACTCGGCCTGCCGCTTATTATCGACGCGGCAGCCGAAGAAGATCTTCGGCGTTACGCGTCGTGCTCGGATCTCGTCATCTTCAGCGGTTCCAAAGCGATCGAAGGGCCAACGTCGGGCCTCGTGGCAGGCAAGCGGCGTTACGTCGACGCGGTCAAAGTGCAGCTGCAAGGCATCGGCCGCAGCATGAAAGTCGGCAAGGAAACGACGTTCGGCCTGCTTCAGGCGCTGGACGAATACCTGGACAAACCCGACCGCAGTCAGCAGGAAAAAGAAACGCTGCAAACGCTGCTGCCGCTCGGCGAGCTGGACGGCATCACTGTAAGCCTTGTGCAGGACGAAGCGGGCCGCGCCATCTACCGGGCCCGCGTGCAGATCGACCCGCAGCTTGCGGGTACGGACGCGGTGCAGACGGTCGAAGCGCTGAAAAGCGGCGAGATCGCGATCTACACGCGCGATTACGGAGCGCGGCAGGGTTATTTCGATCTGGACCCGCGGCCGCTGCTCGGCGACGATATCCACGTGATCGAGCGCAGGCTGCGCGAACTATTCAAAGGGGGCAACTGA
- a CDS encoding amidohydrolase/deacetylase family metallohydrolase, translated as MPNNFVLRQVRLTDGRAVDLTVENGVIAGISPAGSNARAAAASGPSIDCEGRYVSSGWIDLHVHAFPEFEPYGDAIDEIGIRCGSTTIVDAGSCGADRIAELAASRSGARTRLLAFLNVSRLGLQRVDELSRLDWIDREAALSAARAQAGFVVGFKARISGSVVGDNGLEPLRRAVAIADTAGLPLMTHIGSAPPAIEDVIPLLRRGDIVTHYLNGKANNLFDDSGRPLPVLRDAIARGVKLDVGHGTASFSFKTAEQARRAGVFFDTISTDIYRGNRLHGPVYGMASVLTKFLSLGYPLADVIDAVTKRPADWLNRPELGRIRVGDAANLTLFSVEDKPSLLTDSEGSTRTSRQTIQAEGVIVNGQYTACQVRS; from the coding sequence ATGCCCAACAATTTCGTACTGCGTCAAGTCCGCCTGACGGACGGCCGCGCGGTGGATCTGACGGTGGAAAACGGCGTGATCGCCGGAATATCCCCGGCCGGCTCGAACGCCCGGGCGGCGGCCGCGTCCGGACCTTCGATCGACTGCGAAGGCCGGTACGTCTCCAGCGGCTGGATCGACCTGCACGTGCATGCTTTTCCCGAATTCGAACCTTACGGCGACGCGATCGACGAGATCGGCATTCGCTGCGGCTCGACCACGATCGTCGATGCGGGCAGCTGCGGCGCCGACCGGATCGCCGAGCTTGCCGCCAGCCGAAGCGGCGCCCGGACCCGGCTGCTCGCTTTTCTCAACGTGTCGCGTCTCGGGCTGCAGCGGGTCGACGAACTGTCGCGCCTCGACTGGATCGACCGCGAAGCCGCCCTCTCGGCGGCGCGCGCGCAGGCCGGCTTCGTCGTCGGCTTCAAAGCGCGCATCAGCGGCAGCGTCGTCGGCGACAACGGCCTCGAACCGCTGCGCCGGGCGGTCGCGATCGCAGATACCGCCGGGCTGCCGCTGATGACGCATATCGGCTCGGCGCCTCCGGCGATCGAAGACGTCATCCCCCTGCTGCGGCGCGGCGATATCGTCACGCATTACCTGAACGGCAAAGCCAACAACCTGTTCGACGACAGCGGGCGGCCGCTGCCGGTGCTGCGTGACGCGATCGCGCGCGGCGTCAAGCTGGACGTCGGCCACGGCACCGCCAGCTTCTCGTTCAAGACGGCCGAACAGGCGCGGCGCGCCGGCGTTTTTTTCGATACGATCAGCACCGATATTTACCGCGGCAACCGGCTCCACGGTCCCGTCTACGGCATGGCCAGCGTGCTGACCAAGTTCCTGTCGCTCGGTTATCCGCTGGCGGACGTGATCGACGCGGTCACGAAACGCCCCGCGGACTGGCTGAACCGTCCGGAGCTCGGCCGTATCCGGGTCGGCGACGCCGCGAACCTGACCCTTTTTTCCGTTGAAGACAAGCCGTCCCTGCTGACGGATTCCGAAGGAAGCACGCGCACGTCGCGTCAGACGATTCAAGCCGAAGGAGTGATTGTGAATGGGCAGTACACTGCATGCCAAGTACGGTCTTAA
- the guaB gene encoding IMP dehydrogenase: MWNSKFDKEGLTFDDVLLVPRKSEVLPKEVSVSTRLSDSVKLNIPLISAGMDTVTEAPLAIAIAREGGIGIIHKNMPIEKQADEVNRVKRSENGVITNPFFLSPDHLVSDAEVLMGKYRISGVPIVDENEKLVGILTNRDLRFIHDYSIAIKEVMTHEELVTAPVGTTLREAEGILQQHKIEKLPLVDENNVLKGLITIKDIEKAIQFPNAAKDAQGRLLVGAAVGVSSDAVDRIDALVTAGVDVIVVDSAHGHHINILDAVRNIRSRYPELTIIAGNVATGEATRDLIEAGASVVKVGIGPGSICTTRVIAGIGVPQITAIYDCATVAREYGIPIIADGGIKYSGEITKAIAAGAHAVMLGSMFAGTEESPGEAEIYQGRRFKVYRGMGSIAAMKQGSKDRYFQDDDKKLVPEGIEGRVAYKGPLSDTVNQLVGGLRSGMGYCGAGDLAVLRDDTQFIRITGAGLRESHPHDVQITKEAPNYSV; the protein is encoded by the coding sequence GTGTGGAATAGCAAGTTCGACAAAGAAGGTCTGACGTTCGACGACGTATTGCTCGTACCGAGAAAGTCGGAGGTTCTGCCTAAGGAAGTCAGCGTGTCCACGAGACTGAGTGACAGCGTGAAGCTGAATATTCCGCTGATCAGCGCCGGCATGGATACCGTTACCGAAGCGCCTCTGGCGATCGCGATCGCGCGCGAAGGCGGCATCGGCATCATTCACAAAAACATGCCGATCGAGAAGCAGGCGGACGAAGTGAACCGCGTGAAGCGCTCCGAGAACGGCGTCATCACGAATCCGTTCTTCCTGAGTCCGGATCACCTCGTCTCCGATGCCGAAGTCCTCATGGGCAAGTATCGGATCTCCGGCGTGCCGATCGTCGACGAGAACGAGAAGCTGGTCGGCATCCTGACCAACCGCGATTTGCGCTTTATCCACGACTACAGCATCGCGATCAAGGAAGTCATGACGCACGAAGAACTGGTGACGGCTCCGGTCGGCACGACGCTTCGCGAAGCGGAAGGCATCCTGCAGCAGCACAAGATCGAGAAGCTGCCTCTGGTCGACGAGAACAACGTGCTCAAAGGTCTCATTACCATTAAAGACATCGAAAAAGCGATCCAGTTCCCGAACGCCGCCAAAGACGCGCAGGGCCGCCTGCTGGTCGGCGCCGCCGTCGGCGTGTCGAGCGACGCGGTAGACCGGATCGACGCGCTCGTGACCGCGGGCGTCGACGTAATCGTCGTCGATTCCGCGCACGGGCATCATATCAACATCCTCGACGCGGTCCGCAATATCCGCAGCCGCTATCCGGAGCTGACGATCATCGCCGGCAACGTGGCGACGGGCGAAGCGACGCGCGACCTGATCGAAGCCGGCGCTTCCGTCGTCAAAGTCGGGATCGGCCCCGGCTCGATCTGCACCACCCGCGTTATCGCCGGTATCGGCGTGCCGCAGATTACCGCCATCTACGACTGCGCGACGGTTGCCCGCGAATACGGCATCCCGATCATCGCCGACGGCGGCATCAAATACTCCGGCGAGATCACCAAAGCGATCGCGGCCGGCGCCCACGCCGTCATGCTCGGCAGCATGTTCGCCGGCACGGAAGAAAGCCCGGGCGAAGCCGAGATCTATCAAGGCCGCCGCTTCAAAGTCTACCGCGGCATGGGTTCCATCGCGGCCATGAAGCAGGGCAGCAAAGACCGTTACTTCCAGGACGACGACAAGAAGCTCGTTCCGGAAGGCATCGAAGGCCGCGTCGCTTACAAAGGACCGCTGTCCGACACCGTGAACCAGCTGGTCGGCGGCCTGCGTTCGGGCATGGGCTACTGCGGCGCCGGCGATCTCGCCGTGCTGCGCGACGATACCCAGTTTATCCGTATCACCGGAGCGGGCCTGCGCGAGAGCCATCCGCACGACGTGCAGATTACGAAGGAAGCGCCGAACTATTCCGTCTAA
- a CDS encoding D-alanyl-D-alanine carboxypeptidase family protein, whose protein sequence is MPSTHKTKIEKNRINQPKLLKRSAASVLLIHMLCLSVVPANLAGAAAADTTKSQTTEAPAAKTPAAAPKAIPTVESLNLAVKSAVLLEPTTGEIVLSLNADVALPPASMTKMMTEYIVAEQVKQGKMSWEDVVTVSKNAAAQIGSRVFLAEGDQHTVKDLYIAMAIGSANDATVALAETVAPTETEFVKLMNSEAKRMGMKTAHFANSTGLNIADMPADSRPSDGKETVMSAIDAALLAKYIVTDHPDFNEFTTIPFFQFRPGASGRIDNLDWMLESNAEVPNFKAYAYEGLDGLKTGHTEAAGNNFTGTAVRDGMRLISVVMGTDANDQGSRFVETRKVLDFGFNNFEIKELVAANQAIEGEAPAVVTKGKEESVAYETAGALSFVVQKGADASSLKMQASIDSALEAPIAKGDKVGTATYTYQAKGAAEAQTKTVDLVASADVEKAGWFKQLMRAIGGFFSDLFEGIKNLF, encoded by the coding sequence ATGCCTTCCACCCATAAAACCAAAATCGAGAAGAACCGGATCAACCAGCCGAAACTGCTCAAAAGAAGCGCGGCTTCCGTTCTGCTTATCCATATGCTCTGTCTGTCCGTCGTTCCCGCCAATCTGGCCGGTGCCGCAGCCGCGGACACGACCAAATCGCAAACGACCGAGGCTCCGGCGGCCAAGACGCCTGCCGCGGCCCCGAAAGCCATTCCCACAGTCGAGAGCCTGAACCTCGCCGTCAAATCGGCCGTTCTGCTTGAGCCGACGACCGGCGAAATCGTGCTGTCCCTGAACGCCGACGTGGCGCTTCCTCCGGCCAGCATGACGAAGATGATGACCGAATACATCGTGGCCGAACAGGTCAAGCAGGGCAAGATGAGCTGGGAAGACGTCGTCACGGTCAGCAAAAACGCGGCCGCCCAGATCGGCTCCCGCGTGTTCCTGGCCGAAGGCGACCAGCACACCGTGAAGGATCTGTACATCGCGATGGCGATCGGGTCCGCGAACGACGCGACCGTGGCGCTGGCCGAGACCGTCGCGCCGACCGAGACCGAGTTCGTCAAGCTGATGAACAGCGAAGCGAAGCGGATGGGCATGAAGACCGCCCACTTCGCCAACTCCACCGGCCTGAACATTGCCGACATGCCGGCCGATTCCCGGCCGTCCGACGGCAAAGAGACGGTCATGTCGGCGATCGATGCCGCGCTGCTGGCGAAATACATCGTCACCGACCATCCCGACTTCAACGAATTCACGACGATTCCGTTCTTCCAGTTCCGTCCCGGCGCCAGCGGGCGGATCGACAATCTGGACTGGATGCTCGAATCGAACGCCGAAGTGCCGAACTTCAAAGCCTATGCCTACGAAGGGCTTGACGGCCTCAAGACCGGCCATACCGAAGCGGCAGGCAACAACTTTACCGGCACGGCCGTCCGCGACGGTATGCGCCTGATCAGCGTCGTGATGGGCACGGACGCCAACGATCAGGGTTCCCGCTTCGTCGAGACGCGCAAAGTGCTCGATTTCGGCTTCAACAACTTCGAGATCAAGGAGTTGGTCGCGGCGAACCAGGCGATCGAAGGCGAAGCGCCCGCGGTCGTCACCAAAGGCAAGGAAGAGTCCGTAGCCTACGAGACGGCCGGCGCGCTCAGCTTCGTCGTGCAAAAGGGAGCGGATGCCAGCAGCCTCAAAATGCAGGCCAGCATCGATTCCGCACTTGAAGCGCCGATCGCCAAAGGCGACAAGGTCGGCACCGCGACCTATACGTACCAAGCGAAAGGCGCAGCCGAAGCGCAGACCAAAACGGTAGATCTCGTCGCTTCCGCGGACGTCGAAAAAGCCGGCTGGTTCAAGCAGCTGATGCGGGCAATCGGCGGATTCTTCTCCGATCTGTTCGAAGGCATCAAGAACCTGTTCTAA
- the pdxS gene encoding pyridoxal 5'-phosphate synthase lyase subunit PdxS has translation MEAGTSRVKRGMAEMQKGGVIMDVMNAEQAKIAEAAGATAVMALERVPSDIRAAGGVARMADPTIVEEVMKVVSIPVMAKARIGHYVEAKVLESLGVDYIDESEVLTPADEVFHIDKQEFTIPFVCGAKDLGEALRRIGEGASMLRTKGEPGTGNIVEAVRHMRLINGQIRRVKNLSKDELYAEAKNLGVSYEVLLDIHLNGKLPVVNFAAGGVATPADAALMMHLGADGVFVGSGIFKSDSPEKFARAIVEATTHYDDYRLIAEVSKNLGAPMKGIDIKQLAPSERMQDRGW, from the coding sequence ATGGAAGCAGGAACATCGCGCGTGAAAAGAGGCATGGCGGAAATGCAAAAAGGCGGCGTCATCATGGACGTCATGAACGCCGAACAGGCCAAAATCGCCGAAGCGGCGGGAGCGACGGCGGTTATGGCGCTGGAACGCGTTCCGTCCGACATTCGGGCGGCGGGCGGCGTAGCCCGTATGGCCGATCCGACCATCGTGGAAGAAGTCATGAAGGTCGTATCGATTCCCGTCATGGCCAAAGCCCGTATCGGGCATTACGTGGAAGCCAAAGTGCTGGAATCGCTCGGCGTGGATTATATCGACGAGAGCGAAGTGCTGACACCGGCGGACGAAGTGTTCCATATCGACAAGCAGGAATTCACGATTCCGTTCGTATGCGGCGCCAAAGATCTCGGCGAAGCGCTGCGCCGGATCGGCGAAGGAGCTTCCATGCTCCGCACGAAGGGCGAGCCGGGAACCGGCAACATCGTGGAAGCGGTCCGCCATATGCGCCTGATCAACGGTCAGATTCGCAGAGTGAAGAACCTGTCCAAAGACGAACTGTACGCCGAAGCCAAAAACCTGGGCGTTTCGTACGAAGTGCTGCTCGATATCCACCTGAACGGCAAACTTCCGGTCGTGAACTTCGCGGCGGGCGGCGTGGCGACTCCGGCCGATGCGGCGCTGATGATGCATCTGGGCGCGGACGGCGTGTTCGTCGGCTCCGGCATTTTCAAATCCGACAGCCCCGAGAAATTCGCGCGTGCCATCGTCGAAGCGACGACGCATTACGACGACTACCGCCTGATCGCCGAAGTATCGAAGAACCTCGGAGCGCCGATGAAAGGCATCGACATCAAGCAGTTGGCTCCTTCCGAGCGCATGCAGGATCGCGGCTGGTAA
- the pdxT gene encoding pyridoxal 5'-phosphate synthase glutaminase subunit PdxT, whose amino-acid sequence MTNSNLKIGVLALQGAVSEHIRSLERAGAESCAVKTVGQLEGLDGLVIPGGESTVIGKLMRKYGFIERIREFSAAGRPIFGTCAGLIVLATSIEGQEEPHLGLMNMTVARNAFGRQRESFETDLPIEGIDEPVRAVFIRAPLIREIGADVEVLAVYNGEMVTAREGHLLVSSFHPELTDDYRLHAYFADMVRQSRTGEPKG is encoded by the coding sequence ATGACGAATTCGAACCTCAAGATCGGCGTGCTTGCCCTGCAGGGCGCCGTATCCGAACATATCCGCAGCCTGGAACGGGCCGGAGCCGAGAGCTGCGCCGTCAAGACGGTCGGGCAGCTCGAAGGTCTCGACGGCCTCGTCATTCCGGGCGGCGAGAGCACCGTAATCGGCAAGCTGATGCGCAAGTACGGCTTCATCGAGCGCATCCGGGAGTTTTCGGCGGCGGGCCGGCCGATCTTCGGCACGTGTGCCGGGCTGATCGTGCTCGCCACATCGATCGAAGGGCAGGAAGAACCGCATCTCGGTCTCATGAACATGACGGTCGCGCGCAACGCGTTCGGACGTCAGCGGGAGAGCTTCGAGACCGACCTGCCGATCGAAGGAATCGACGAGCCGGTGCGTGCCGTTTTTATCCGGGCGCCCTTAATTCGTGAAATCGGTGCAGACGTCGAAGTGTTGGCGGTTTATAATGGAGAAATGGTAACGGCGCGCGAAGGGCATCTTCTCGTGTCGTCATTTCATCCGGAATTGACCGACGACTACCGGCTGCATGCCTATTTTGCGGATATGGTGCGTCAGTCCAGGACCGGAGAACCGAAAGGATGA